A single genomic interval of Musa acuminata AAA Group cultivar baxijiao chromosome BXJ3-4, Cavendish_Baxijiao_AAA, whole genome shotgun sequence harbors:
- the LOC135586430 gene encoding interactor of constitutive active ROPs 1-like, producing MSKSRGTELPQRRPQRVPLHQKTNSEVNSLHRTAVAAVDRRVKPEKRQSPRSTLHEIQRKSGPRVADLETKLGRALVELDRLRDRLALAEAAKLDAERALEMSKEQVPAASPVVKAVEEEKFLLSQDSDEISEVTQEAKTEEESINSPNTNDVFQVVAPTEPINQEKDDVSKPEEDETETAKEEEKTEEEQCKRVEIPDSTEMVELKSKLLEKTTEVGILLEENVLFKRRAAEETAKATAAARAKEDELMTKLRSAEEELKQSKAKEELLTEQLQAAEGAKSVLEAEMNLLRVQTEQWRKAAEAAAAALVPGDVGDEEWGPALMAGDGMGEEGVVAGRRRKKGAAGVRMFGELWKKKSLHK from the exons ATGTCGAAATCCAG AGGAACGGAGTTGCCGCAGAGGCGGCCGCAGCGTGTGCCGCTTCACCAGAAGACCAACTCTGAGGTCAACAGCCTCCACCGCACAGCGGTGGCCGCAGTCGATCGCCGTGTGAAACCGGAGAAACGGCAGTCCCCTCGTTCTACCTTGCACGAG atccagaggaagagcggcCCCAGGGTCGCCGATCTGGAGACCAAGCTCGGCAGAGCGCTGGTGGAGCTCGATAGGCTAAGGGACCGACTGGCCTTGGCGGAAGCCGCGAAGCTCGACGCGGAACGAGCTCTCGAGATGTCCAAGGAGCAAGTGCCCGCCGCCAGCCCAGTAGTGAAAGCAGTTGAAGAAGAGAAGTTTCTGCTTTCTCAGGACTCTGATGAGATATCCGAAGTCACTCAGGAGGCGAAGACCGAAGAGGAGAGCATCAATTCACCGAACACCAACGACGTCTTCCAAGTAGTAGCACCGACCGAGCCCATTAACCAAGAGAAAGACGATGTCAGCAAGCCTGAAGAAGACGAGACAGAAAcggcgaaagaagaggagaagacagAGGAAGAACAGTGTAAGAGGGTGGAAATTCCGGACTCGACTGAGATGGTCGAACTCAAGTCCAAGCTACTGGAGAAAACGACAGAGGTGGGGATTCTGCTAGAAGAGAACGTGCTCTTCAAGAGGAGAGCAGCGGAGGAGACCGCGAAAGCGACCGCCGCAGCACGTGCCAAGGAAGACGAGCTCATGACGAAGCTGCGATCAGCGGAAGAGGAGCTGAAACAGAGCAAGGCGAAAGAGGAGCTGCTAACTGAGCAGCTGCAGGCGGCAGAAGGGGCGAAGTCGGTGCTAGAGGCGGAAATGAATCTGCTAAGGGTGCAGACGGAACAGTGGCGGAAGGCCGCCGAGGCGGCCGCCGCGGCACTGGTCCCTGGCGACGTCGGGGACGAAGAATGGGGTCCAGCGCTGATGGCCGGGGATGGCATGGGGGAGGAGGGGGTGGTGgccggaaggaggaggaagaagggggcGGCCGGAGTTCGCATGTTCGGTGAGCTTTGGAAGAAGAAAAGCCTGCATAAGTAG
- the LOC103980904 gene encoding dof zinc finger protein 5-like, which produces MMGEVDEATSIKLFGAVILKEDTQAKEKKEAKDETAAAREAASAVALPCPRCQSKETKFCYFNNYNVNQPRHFCRACHRYWTAGGTLRNVPVGAGRRKMRRAPHAGSTPSAGGTTCVMAYPSPSYLAERWLLRQRPEVQPRADFATFNRGLC; this is translated from the coding sequence ATGATGGGCGAAGTGGACGAAGCAACAAGTATCAAGTTGTTCGGCGCAGTGATCCTCAAGGAAGACACACAAGCCAAGGAGAAGAAGGAGGCGAAGGACGAGACCGCGGCGGCCAGGGAGGCAGCGTCGGCCGTGGCGCTGCCGTGCCCGCGGTGCCAGAGCAAGGAGACCAAGTTTTGCTACTTCAACAACTACAACGTGAACCAGCCGCGGCACTTCTGCAGGGCCTGCCACCGCTACTGGACGGCCGGGGGCACGCTGCGCAACGTCCCAGTGGGCGCCGGCCGCCGTAAGATGCGCCGCGCGCCCCACGCCGGCTCCACCCCGTCTGCCGGTGGCACCACCTGCGTCATGGCGTACCCGTCCCCTTCGTACCTGGCCGAGCGGTGGCTCCTGCGCCAGCGCCCGGAGGTGCAGCCGAGGGCTGACTTCGCGACCTTCAATCGTGGACTTTGTTGA
- the LOC135635773 gene encoding phosphoenolpyruvate carboxylase 2 → MTRLEKTASIDAQLRLLAPGKVSEDDKLVEYDALLLDRFLDILQDLHGEDLREMVQECYEHSAEYERKHDPRKLEELGNELTSLDPGDLIVVTKSFSHMLNLANLAEEVQIAYRRRIKLKKGDFADENSATTESDIEETLKRLVAQLKKSPEEVFDALKNQTVDLVLTAHPTQSVRRSLLQKHARIRNCLTQLTAKDITPDDKQELDEALQREIQAAFRTDEIRRTPPTPQDEMRAGMSYFHETIWKGVPKFLRRVDTALKNIGIDERVPYNAPLIQFSSWMGGDRDGNPRVTPEVTRDVCLLARMMAANLYYSQIEDLMFELSMWRCNDELRVRADQLHRSSKKDAKHYIEFWKKVPPSEPYRVVLSDVRDKLYNTRERSRHLLSNGYSDIPEEATFTNVDQFLEPLELCYRSLCDCGDRPIADGSLLDFLRQVSTFGLSLVRLDIRQESDRHTDVIDAITKHLGIGSYREWSEEQRQEWLLSELNGKRPLFGPDLPKTDEIADVLDTFHVIAELPPDNFGAYIISMATTPSDVLAVELLQRECHVKKSLRVVPLFEKLADLDAAPAAVARLFSIEWYRNRIDGKQEVMIGYSDSGKDAGRLSAAWQLYKAQEELVKVAKQYGVKLTMFHGRGGTVGRGGGPTHLAILSQPPDTIHGSLRVTVQGEVIEQCFGEEHLCFRTLQRFTAATLEHGMRPPISPKPEWRALMDEMAIVATEEYRSIVFQEPRFVEYFRLATPELEYGRMNIGSRPSKRKPSGGIESLRAIPWIFAWTQTRFHLPVWLGFGAAFKHVLQKDIRNVHILQEMYNEWPFFRVTIDLVEMVFAKGDPGIAALYDKLLVSEDLWSFGGRLRANYEETKRLLLQVAGHKDLLEGDPYLKQRLLLRDAYITTLNVCQAYTLKRIRDPSYHVNVRPHLSREISESTKPAAELVKLNPTSEYAPGLEDTLILTMKGIAAGMQNTG, encoded by the exons ATGACTCGGTTGGAGAAGACGGCGTCGATCGATGCCCAGTTGAGGCTTCTGGCGCCGGGGAAGGTGTCCGAGGATGATAAGTTGGTCGAGTACGACGCCCTTCTTTTAGATCGGTTCCTCGACATCCTCCAGGATTTGCACGGGGAAGATCTCAGAGAAATG GTTCAAGAATGCTATGAACATTCTGCTGAGTATGAACGGAAGCATGACCCCAGGAAACTTGAGGAGCTGGGTAATGAACTGACAAGTCTGGATCCTGGCGATTTAATCGTTGTTACCAAATCATTCTCGCACATGCTTAACTTAGCCAACTTGGCTGAGGAGGTGCAGATTGCCTATCGCAGAAGAATCAAACTAAAGAAGGGTGATTTTGCTGATGAGAACTCTGCAACTACTGAATCAGACATTGAAGAGACCCTAAAGCGTCTAGTAGCGCAGTTAAAGAAGTCCCCAGAAGAGGTCTTTGATGCTCTCAAGAACCAGACGGTTGATCTTGTTTTGACTGCACATCCAACTCAGTCAGTCAGAAGGTCCCTGCTTCAGAAGCATGCAAG GATAAGAAACTGTCTGACGCAGTTGACTGCCAAGGATATCACTCCTGATGACAAGCAGGAGCTTGATGAGGCTCTTCAGAGAGAG ATTCAAGCCGCCTTTAGGACTGATGAGATCCGAAGAACTCCTCCCACTCCTCAAGATGAAATGAGGGCTGGAATGAGCTATTTTCATGAAACAATATGGAAGGGTGTTCCTAAGTTCTTAAGGCGGGTGGATACAGCACTTAAAAACATAGGAATAGATGAGCGTGTACCCTATAATGCTCCTTTGATTCAGTTTTCTTCATGGATGGGTGGGGATCGTGATG GAAATCCCAGAGTTACACCGGAGGTTACAAGGGATGTGTGCTTGTTGGCTAGAATGATGGCTGCAAACTTGTACTATTCCCAGATAGAGGATCTCATGTTTGAG TTGTCTATGTGGCGCTGCAACGATGAACTCCGAGTACGTGCAGATCAACTACATCGCTCCTCGAAGAAAGATGCAAAACACTACATAG AATTTTGGAAAAAAGTCCCTCCAAGTGAACCTTATCGTGTTGTGCTAAGTGATGTCAGGGACAAGCTATACAACACACGGGAGCGTTCTCGCCATTTACTGTCTAATGGATATTCTGACATTCCTGAAGAAGCAACTTTCACCAATGTTGACCAG TTTCTGGAGCCTCTTGAGCTCTGTTACAGATCGCTCTGTGATTGTGGTGATAGGCCCATTGCTGATGGAAGCCTCCTTGATTTCTTGCGCCAAGTGTCAACCTTTGGCCTGTCTCTTGTGAGGCTTGATATCAGGCAAGAGTCTGACAGGCACACTGATGTtattgatgcaatcaccaagcaccTGGGAATTGGGTCGTATCGTGAATGGTCTGAGGAACAACGTCAGGAATGGCTGTTGTCTGAACTTAATGGAAAACGCCCTTTATTTGGTCCTGACCTACCCAAGACCGATGAAATTGCTGATGTTTTAGACACATTCCATGTTATAGCCGAACTTCCTCCGGACAATTTTGGGGCTTATATCATTTCAATGGCAACAACACCATCAGATGTTCTTGCCGTTGAGCTGTTGCAGCGTGAATGCCATGTGAAGAAGTCATTGAGAGTAGTGCCACTGTTTGAGAAACTTGCAGATCTTGATGCAGCTCCTGCAGCTGTAGCCCGACTTTTTTCAATTGAATGGTACAGGAATAGGATTGATGGTAAACAGGAAGTTATGATTGGGTATTCAGATTCTGGAAAGGATGCCGGGCGTCTTTCTGCAGCGTGGCAGTTATATAAAGCTCAAGAGGAACTTGTAAAGGTAGCTAAGCAATATGGAGTGAAATTAACAATGTTTCATGGGCGAGGGGGAACTGTTGGAAGAGGAGGCGGTCCTACTCATCTTGCTATATTGTCTCAGCCACCAGACACGATACATGGATCCCTCCGAGTTACAGTTCAAGGTGAAGTAATAGAGCAGTGTTTTGGGGAGGAACATTTATGCTTCAGAACTCTTCAACGTTTCACAGCTGCTACACTTGAGCATGGAATGCGTCCCCCCATTTCTCCAAAACCAGAATGGCGTGCTTTGATGGATGAGATGGCTATTGTGGCTACAGAGGAGTATCGATCAATTGTCTTCCAAGAACCACGTTTTGTCGAGTATTTCCGACTG GCGACACCTGAGCTGGAGTATGGTAGAATGAACATTGGCAGCAGACCTTCAAAAAGAAAGCCCAGCGGAGGCATTGAATCACTGCGTGCAATCCCATGGATTTTTGCATGGACACAGACACGGTTTCACCTTCCTGTGTGGCTTGGATTTGGTGCGGCATTCAAGCATGTGTTGCAGAAGGATATCAGGAATGTTCACATTTTACAGGAGATGTACAATGAATGGCCATTTTTCAGGGTCACAATCGATTTGGTGGAGATGGTCTTTGCTAAAGGAGATCCTGGAATAGCTGCATTGTATGATAAACTTCTAGTGTCTGAGGATTTGTGGAGCTTTGGGGGGCGACTCAGAGCCAACTATGAAGAAACAAAGCGTCTTCTTCTTCAG GTCGCTGGTCACAAAGATCTTCTTGAAGGGGATCCATACTTGAAGCAGCGGCTGCTGCTGCGTGATGCTTACATTACAACCCTTAATGTTTGCCAAGCCTACACACTGAAGCGGATTAGAGACCCGAGCTACCATGTCAATGTGAGACCCCATCTGTCGAGGGAGATATCAGAGTCCACCAAACCAGCAGCAGAATTGGTGAAGCTGAACCCAACAAGCGAGTATGCCCCTGGGCTGGAGGACACCCTCATCTTGACGATGAAGGGTATCGCTGCCGGCATGCAGAACACTGGCTGA
- the LOC135635979 gene encoding uncharacterized protein LOC135635979: MKEAIWCCISCILPCGALDVIRIVHANGRVEEISGTVSAGEIMQVYPKHVIRKPPSPSSSDGADIPKAVVLPPTAELQKGKIYFLVPVTSAAPEKARSQTPGTRRRKKKKEEAANVDVAATDKTRLLLSDQYLSEILSEKVSTQRARRRGRVGVWRPHLESISEVSNDL; the protein is encoded by the coding sequence atgAAGGAGGCCATATGGTGTTGCATCTCCTGCATCCTGCCGTGCGGCGCGCTGGACGTGATCCGTATCGTGCACGCGAACGGGCGCGTCGAGGAGATCAGCGGCACCGTCAGCGCCGGGGAGATCATGCAGGTTTACCCCAAGCACGTAATCCGAAAGCCACCCTCACCGTCGTCGTCGGACGGCGCCGACATCCCCAAGGCCGTGGTGCTGCCTCCCACCGCCGAGCTGCAGAAGGGGAAGATATACTTCCTCGTACCGGTGACGTCCGCGGCGCCAGAGAAGGCCCGGTCGCAGACGCCCggaacgaggaggaggaagaagaagaaagaggaagcaGCGAATGTCGACGTGGCTGCGACGGACAAGACGAGGCTGCTTCTCAGCGACCAGTACTTGTCGGAGATCCTATCCGAGAAGGTGTCGACGCAGAGGGCGAGGCGGCGAGGGAGAGTGGGAGTGTGGCGGCCACATCTGGAGAGCATCTCCGAGGTTTCCAATGATCTCTGA